The nucleotide sequence ACCCCCGCGGAATCACCCCGCGGGGGCGCGTTGCCGGAGGTTGCTTTCCCGTCCCCGCTTCCGCCAACTGGACCAGACGCCTCTCTGCCGAGACCCGACTTCGTGCTCGGAGGCACAAACCCGGCGGCACGCAAGTCGTTGATATCGTGGATGTTTCTTCTGCCGATGAGCACGGGCCGTGTTTGGTTGTGGAGTTCCCTTGTTTGATTCTGTTTCGCCCCTCAAGCCCCACCGCAAGAAACCGAAAGGAGGGAGAAATTCGAGGAGATCGATCAGTACCGAAGACCTGAATGAGAAGGGATTGAGACGCGCACGGCGGCCGCGTACATGTCGACGATGTGGCTCATCAGTACCGAAGACCTGAATGAGAAGGGATTGAGACCCACCGCGCGCCAGGTCTTGGCCGCGCTCTCTGCATCAGTACCGAAGACCTGAATGAGAAGGGATTGAGACGATTTCTGGATCACATCCAATCATGAACATTTTATATCAGTACCGAAGACCTGAATGAGAAGGGATTGAGACGTCGCGCCGTCCCAGAGGTAGAGCATGTGCCCATCAGTACCGAAGACCTGAATGAGAAGGGATTGAGACCATCCGCACTCAGGACAAACGTTGTGGTGCAACGTATCAGTACCGAAGACCTGAATGAGAAGGGATTGAGACCGACGCTGCACTTCCAGTATTGGGCCTCCTACGATCAGTACCGAAGACCTGAATGAGAAGGGATTGAGACATGCTCACCAGCACCATCTCGTTTCCGGTTTCGAATCAGTACCGAAGACCTGAATGAGAAGGGATTGAGACACTGGCGAAGGGGCCGTACTTGCGGGCCGCCGCGATATCAGTACCGAAGACCTGAATGAGAAGGGATTGAGACCTGGTGTACTGCGCCAATCCCGCATCTACGAGTCAATCAGTACCGAAGACCTGAATGAGAAGGGATTGAGACCCGGTGCCTGCCTCAATCTGCCTCCAAATCTGGAGATCAGTACCGAAGACCTGAATGAGAAGGGATTGAGACCCGGAGGCGTAGCGCAGGCCCCCGTGTTCGCGCATCATCAGTACCGAAGACCTGAATGAGAAGGGATTGAGACTAATGGCCGGCATCGATCTTTGTTGTCTTCATGGTATCAGTACCGAAGACCTGAATGAGAAGGGATTGAGACTGGCACAATCCCCAAGAATGCGCACTATCTCTGCCGATCAGTACCGAAGACCTGAATGAGAAGGGATTGAGACGGGATACGGAACAGTTTGCCATCCGTCTCTGATCATCAGTACCGAAGACCTGAATGAGAAGGGATTGAGACGGCCGTCAAGTGCTTCTCCGCCTCCTTCGCCATCGCCTATCAGTACCGAAGACCTGAATGAGAAGGGATTGAGACCCCAGGAGGCGGCGCAACAGGTCTGCATTCCGGATCAGTACCGAAGACCTGAATGAGAAGGGATTGAGACGGGATTGTATGTTCCGAGATACCCTACGGCTCAGGATCAGTACCGAAGACCTGAATGAGAAGGGATTGAGACCCTTCGTCGGGGTGAATGGGTCGCAACCGCCGAGGGTCTCATCAGTACCGAAGACCTGAATGAGAAGGGATTGAGACGTATTGAGGGGAACGTGGTTTGAGAGTGCGCCGATGAATCAGTACCGAAGACCTGAATGAGAAGGGATTGAGACGGGAACCCCCGGCAGGCTTTCCAGTCCCACGTCCAATCAGTACCGAAGACCTGAATGAGAAGGGATTGAGACACTGGTGGAGCTCCCCAACCCATTTCCCATCGTAGCATCAGTACCGAAGACCTGAATGAGAAGGGATTGAGACTCGCCTTCTTCCTCGTAGCGATACACCCCGCGAATCAGTACCGAAGACCTGAATGAGAAGGGATTGAGACGGGGCGGGCCGGGGTCTCGTTGACGCGCCGGACGGCATCAGTACCGAAGACCTGAATGAGAAGGGATTGAGACGGCTGCGGCCACGGGTGCACCTACTGCTACGCCCCGATCAGTACCGAAGACCTGAATGAGAAGGGATTGAGACGGTAATCTAGGAAGGGGTTTGAGGTTTCATCTTATCAGTACCGAAGACCTGAATGAGAAGGGATTGAGACAGAGAGCCTCCACGGCAGCTACTTGGCCCACGTCATCAGTACCGAAGACCTGAATGAGAAGGGATTGAGACCCCCTCCACGGCCACGGCCGCGAGGAACCGCCCATCAGTACCGAAGACCTGAATGAGAAGGGATTGAGACGGCTCCGCGTTGACGATGTCCGCGATGACCCGGATCAGTACCGAAGACCTGAATGAGAAGGGATTGAGACGCAGTCTTGCGCGCTACCAGGTACGCTTGTTGTATCAGTACCGAAGACCTGAATGAGAAGGGATTGAGACGCCCGTGGGACCCTCGATGTAAATCTCGTAAAGATCAGTACCGAAGACCTGAATGAGAAGGGATTGAGACACAGGAGAACGATAGAGGGTAGGACAGTGGATTGTATCAGTACCGAAGACCTGAATGAGAAGGGATTGAGACCATGCCTCCCAGGCGTACTGCGTCGTGGCGTCCCATCAGTACCGAAGACCTGAATGAGAAGGGATTGAGACAATCCAAGTGTGGTTCATAGTCTACAATGTAAAATCAGTACCGAAGACCTGAATGAGAAGGGATTGAGACCGGGCCGAAACCCGGGGCAGGCTGCTACGTCCGAAGGATCAGTACCGAAGACCTGAATGAGAAGGGATTGAGACCCTCCACCTCCTCCTTCGTGTACACGCGATACAGATCAGTACCGAAGACCTGAATGAGAAGGGATTGAGACGCTGCTGTGGCGCAAACATCCAAGTCGAACGGTCATCAGTACCGAAGACCTGAATGAGAAGGGATTGAGACGAGCTCCTCCGTAGGGAGCTCGATGCGCGGGGCATCAGTACCGAAGACCTGAATGAGAAGGGATTGAGACCTGCGAATGCGCAGCACCTCCCTCGGCTTCACCTTATCAGTACCGAAGACCTGAATGAGAAGGGATTGAGACAAGGCATAGTTCTCCTTCACCTTGCCCTTGGCCATCAGTACCGAAGACCTGAATGAGAAGGGATTGAGACGATGGCCTGGTATTCGTTCCACTGATTCGTGATATATCAGTACCGAAGACCTGAATGAGAAGGGATTGAGACACCGGTGTTAGCACGCATGCGCGCTATGCAGCTATCAGTACCGAAGACCTGAATGAGAAGGGTTTGAGACCTAAGGGTCTCGCCGCAGCAGGTACACGCACAGGGCATCAGTACCGAAGACCTGAATGAGAAGGGATTGAGACGTGAGAGTGAGGCGGATCATTCGGTTGCTCCTTATATCAGTACCGAAGACCTGAATGAGAAGGGATTGAGACGCATCTTGTCGAGCACGCCCGCGCTACCGGTATGATCAGTACCGAAGACCTGAATGAGAAGGGATTGAGACGCCGCGGATGCGTACCGTGCTTCGACGCAGGTCTCGTAATAAGTACCGAAGACCTGAATGAGAAGGGATTGAGTGAGAGGCGGGGGCTAGGGACTAGGGGCTAGGGCCTGGTAAAGGCTAGAAGAGCGAGCCGGAAGCCGGACCGGGAGACGAGACGGCGTGGGGACTGGCAAAGGCGGGAAGACCCCGGGAGTTTCGCAACGCCGTCTGCGTGGTTGTCCCCAGCCCCCAGCCCCCAGCCCCTAGCCCCCCTTGGGAGGTTCTGCGATGGTTCAGGCGATGATCATTTCGGTGGGGGGGACGGCGGAGCCGATCGTGAAGACGCTGGTGGAGCACCGGCCGGGATTCGTGTGCTTCTTCGGGTCGGAGGAGACGATCGAGCGGGTGGGGGAGATCAAGCGGCTGGCCCGGGAGGCCGGGGTGGAGGTGCGAAACCGCAACGTGATGGCGCGGGACCCCCAAGACCTGGTGGCGTGCTACCGCGACGCCTTGGAGGCTTCCGCCCGGGTGGAGGAGGCCGGGGTGGACGCCGAGGAGGTGGTGGTGGACTACACGGGGGGCACCAAGACGATGAGCGCCGCCCTGGCCCTGGCCACGGTGGGAAAGGGGTACCGGTTCTCGTACGTGGGGGGTACCCGCAGGGACAAGAACGGCGTGGGGGTGGTGGTGACGGGGGCGGAGGACGTGCGCACGGGCGTGAGCCCCTGGCGGCTCTTCGCCGTGGAGGAGAAGCGCGCCTTCGCGAGTCTCTTCAATCGGCATCTCTTCGCCTCGGCCGAGGAGGTTGTGTCTCGGGCCGCCCGGCACGACACCGAGGAGCAGGAGCTCTTGGGGGCGCTCGCCCGCCTCGCCCGGGGCTACCGGCACTGGGACGCGTTTCGCCACGCCGAGGCGAAGCCCGAGGTGGCGGACGGGATCGCAGCACTGGCCACCTGGGTGCGCTTTCGTCCGGAGCCGGGCCTGGAGGAGGCCCTGGGGGCGGCGCAGAGGAGCCTCGCCTTCTTGAGCCGCCTGCAGCAGGGGACTCGGGGCTTCAAGGCCCGCCACCGGCTCCAGGTGGCCGACCTGCTGGCCAACGCCCGGCGGCGGGCCGAGGCGGGCAGGCACGACGACGCGGTGGGGCGGGTGTACCGGGCGCTGGAGCTCACGGGGCAGCTCGCCTTCGAGGAGGCCTTCGGGTGCGACACGTCCGCGGCGGACCCGGCGCGCCTGCCGGAGACCCTGCGCGAGGAGTACGCGGCCCGGTACGCGGGCCGCGACGGCGCAGCGCTGCAACTGCCGCTGTTTGCGGTCTTCCGGGCCCTGGAGGCGGCGGGCCGGCCCGAGGGGCTGGCCTTTGCGGCGTGCCGGGCGGGGCTCGACAAGCTCCTCTACGCCCGCAACCACTCCATCCTGGCCCACGGCTTCGAGCCCGTGGCCCCCGACCTCCCCCAGCGGTTCGAAGCGTTGGTGCGCGAGGCGTTCGGGGTGGAAGAGGCGGCGGTGTTTCCTCGGTTTTCGTTTTGAGGGGGGTTGGGAAGGGCAGCGGCTTCGCCCTGTGGCAGAAGCCCCATCCCGTTTTCCCCCGCCCGTCGGGGGTAGGGCGAGATCCTCGCCCCGCGGGGCCAGCCATTCTTGGCGCGAAGGCTTCTGCGAAGGGCACAGAAGGACCCGGGGAGCGGCTTCGATGACTACTGCCCTCGTGGCCGTGGCGGGGCTCACGCCCCAGGTGGTGACCGAGACCCTCCAGGCGTTGTTCGACCGGGGTGAGGTGCCCGGCGAGATCCACGTGCTCACCACGTGGCCGGGGCGTCAAAAGGTGCGGGAGCTCCTCCTCGACCCGCAAAAGGGGGCGTTCTATGCCTTCTGCGACGAGTACGGGATCGACCACCGGGCGATCCGCTTCGACCTCTCCACGGTGCACGCGCTGTTCGGGCCCGAGGGCAGGCCCATCGAGGACCTGCGCACGGTGGAGGAGAACGCCGAGCTCGCCCGGCAGATCCTGACCTTCGTGCGCGCTCTCGCAGATCGGCCGGAGGCGGCCATCCACGCGAGCCTCGCCGGGGGCCGCAAGACCATGTCCTTCTATCTGGGGCAGGCCCTCATGTTCTGCGGGCGCGCGCAGGACCGCCTGAGCCACGTGCTCGTGTCGGAGGATTTCGAGACCCATCCGGAGTTCTTCTACGTGCCCAGGAAACCCGTCGAGCTCCGTACCCGGGGCGGCAAGACCATCTCCACGGCCGACGCGAAGATCGACCTGATCGACATCCCCTTCCTGCGGCTGCGGGGGGTGGTGCCGGGGCCGGCCCTGGAGGAGGGCTTCGAGGAGCTCACCCGGCGGGCCCAGGCCGCGCTGGCGGCCTGCCGGGAGGCGCCCGAGGTGGCGATCGGCCTTGCCGACAAGACGGTTGCGTGCGGCGGCCTCGTCTGCCGGGGTCTCACCGACCAGCAGCTCGCCCTGTACGTGCACTTCCTCCTGGCCCATCACGCGCTTTCCGACACAGAGGACCCCGAGGCGCATTTCCGCAGTTTCCACGACCTCACGGGGGAGGGCCTGATGGAGGAGCTGTGGGGGCCGGTGGGCCGTGCCCTGGGGCTCGGGCGGGCGGGTAGCTTCCACCGCTTGCAGGAGCTCGTGGAGAAGTTTCCGGAGAGCCCGAAGGGCAGCACGAACTTTCGCTCGGCCGTGAGCGCCCTCAACAAGGTGCTGGCGGGGGCCTTCCCCCCGCCCCTGGCGGACCTCGTGCAGATCCACGCCGTCGGCCGCGCCCCTGCCCGCTACGGAGTGCGCCTGCCCCGGGGCCGGGTGCGCTTCACCACAGCCCCCCCGTAGGGGCGTGGTCCGGCGCCACCGCCCTTCAACTTAGAATGATTCGCCCCACGATAACCGGTGTTTCCGCCTTGACAGTCCAAAATGCTGCACAGTAGCATACGCGCGGGTTTGTTCCGGGTGTTCACATTCGCACAGATGCTCTCTCCCGAGCCCGGTCCGAGGAGGTCTGCATGCTCCAAAACTACGTGCCGATCCTCATCCTCTTCCTCGTGGCCGCGGTCTTCGGCTTGGGGGTCGTGGCGATCTCCACCTTCCTCGGACCCCGCCGCCCCACCCCCGACAAGCTGGCCGTCTACGAGTGCGGCATGGTCGTGGAGCCCGGGGGGCGCCAGACCTTCGACGTCAAGTACTACCTCATCGCCATGGAGTTCTTGGTCTTCGACCTGGAGGTGGCGTTCCTCTATCCCTGGGCGGTGCGGTTCCGCGACCTGGGCGCCTCGGCCTTCGTGGGCATGATGGTGTTCCTCTTCGTCCTTCTGGTGGGGTTCGCCTACACCTGGAGAAAAGGAGTCCTGCAATGGGAGTAGAGGCGAAGCTGCCCCCGGTCCTGGTCACCCGCCTCGAGAAGGTGGTGGGCTGGGCCCGCAAGAACTCCATCTGGCCCGCCACGTTCGGCCTGGCCTGCTGCGCCCTGGAGATGATGGCGGCCTCCGCCTCGACCTACGACATCGCCCGGTTCGGCGCCGAGGTCTTCCGCCCCTCGCCCCGGCAGTCCGATCTTATGATCGTGGCCGGCACGGTGACCAAGAAGATGGCCGGCATGGTGGAGCGCATCTACCGGCAGATGCCCGAGCCCAAGTGGGTCATCGCCTACGGCGCCTGCGCCTGCTCCGGCGGGATCTTCAACACCTACAACACGGTGCAGGGGGTGGACCAGTTCCTCCCGGTGGACGTGTACGTGCCGGGTTGCCCCCCCCGCCCGGAGCAGCTCCTCGCCGCCATCATCAAGCTCCAGGACAAGATCGCCAACGAGAAGTTCTCGGACCGCCCGGATACCGAAGGGCGTCTGATTGCGTAGGGGCGGCCCGTTGCGGGTTGCTCGTGGCTCGTTGGAGAGGAGACGGGTTTTCCAACG is from Thermodesulfobacteriota bacterium and encodes:
- a CDS encoding NADH-quinone oxidoreductase subunit B family protein; amino-acid sequence: MGVEAKLPPVLVTRLEKVVGWARKNSIWPATFGLACCALEMMAASASTYDIARFGAEVFRPSPRQSDLMIVAGTVTKKMAGMVERIYRQMPEPKWVIAYGACACSGGIFNTYNTVQGVDQFLPVDVYVPGCPPRPEQLLAAIIKLQDKIANEKFSDRPDTEGRLIA
- the ndhC gene encoding NADH-quinone oxidoreductase subunit A, with product MLQNYVPILILFLVAAVFGLGVVAISTFLGPRRPTPDKLAVYECGMVVEPGGRQTFDVKYYLIAMEFLVFDLEVAFLYPWAVRFRDLGASAFVGMMVFLFVLLVGFAYTWRKGVLQWE
- the csm6 gene encoding CRISPR-associated ring nuclease Csm6; translation: MTTALVAVAGLTPQVVTETLQALFDRGEVPGEIHVLTTWPGRQKVRELLLDPQKGAFYAFCDEYGIDHRAIRFDLSTVHALFGPEGRPIEDLRTVEENAELARQILTFVRALADRPEAAIHASLAGGRKTMSFYLGQALMFCGRAQDRLSHVLVSEDFETHPEFFYVPRKPVELRTRGGKTISTADAKIDLIDIPFLRLRGVVPGPALEEGFEELTRRAQAALAACREAPEVAIGLADKTVACGGLVCRGLTDQQLALYVHFLLAHHALSDTEDPEAHFRSFHDLTGEGLMEELWGPVGRALGLGRAGSFHRLQELVEKFPESPKGSTNFRSAVSALNKVLAGAFPPPLADLVQIHAVGRAPARYGVRLPRGRVRFTTAPP
- a CDS encoding TIGR02710 family CRISPR-associated CARF protein, producing the protein MVQAMIISVGGTAEPIVKTLVEHRPGFVCFFGSEETIERVGEIKRLAREAGVEVRNRNVMARDPQDLVACYRDALEASARVEEAGVDAEEVVVDYTGGTKTMSAALALATVGKGYRFSYVGGTRRDKNGVGVVVTGAEDVRTGVSPWRLFAVEEKRAFASLFNRHLFASAEEVVSRAARHDTEEQELLGALARLARGYRHWDAFRHAEAKPEVADGIAALATWVRFRPEPGLEEALGAAQRSLAFLSRLQQGTRGFKARHRLQVADLLANARRRAEAGRHDDAVGRVYRALELTGQLAFEEAFGCDTSAADPARLPETLREEYAARYAGRDGAALQLPLFAVFRALEAAGRPEGLAFAACRAGLDKLLYARNHSILAHGFEPVAPDLPQRFEALVREAFGVEEAAVFPRFSF